TTGGGGAGGTTGTAGTGATTCCCCCCGATGAACAGGGAAGGGTATCTGTTGAGGCTTTAACCCAATTACTGATTAGGTATAAAAATAGGAAAATGAAGATTGCTTCGATCACTGCTTGTTCGAACGTAACAGGGATCATTACACCCTATCATCGTATTGCTAAAGTGATGCATGAGCATGGGGGGCTTTGCTTTGTTGATTTTTCGTGTTCTGCCCCTTATGTAAAAATAGAGATGCACCCAGAAGAACCCATGGAAAAATTAGATGCGATTTTCTTTTCACCGCATAAATTCTTAGGTGGTCCTGGTACTTGTGGCGTGTTGGTGTTTGATTCGAGCCTCTACTCCAATGATATACCTGATCATTCTGGGGGAGGAACGGTTTCTTGGACAAACCCATGGGGAGGTAGAAAATATGTAGAGGATATTCAATCTAAGGAGGACGGAGGGACTCCTGGCTTTATACAAGCCATTCGTACTGCCTTAGCAATTAAATTAAAAGAAAAAATGGGAATTACAAATATGTTATTACGAGAAGAAGAATTACTCGAACGTTTGTTTACGTACCTTAAAAACATTCCAAACATTTACATATTGGATGAAGAACATCGACACCGTATAGGAGTAGTATCGTTTTATATAGAAGACATCCATCATAATCTAGTTGTTCGTATTTTGAATGATAGGTATGGCATTCAGGTTCGAGGGGGATGTTCTTGTGCTGGAACATATGGTCATTACTTACTGAACATTGACCAAAAGACTTCCAAAAACATTACAGACCAAATAGACACAGGTAATTCATTCATTAAACCTGGGTGGGTGAGGGTTTCATTGCACCCAACGATGACAGACCATGAAATTGATTATATTGGGAAATCCATTAAGGAAATTGCAGAATCAATGGATTTGATAAAAGAACACTATCGTTACATTCCTGAAAAAAATGATTTTCTTCATGTTGATCAGATCGGAATGAACATAGAGAGTTGGTTTAATATTTGAATTGGTATTATCATAAAGGCCAAACTGCATTCGTTCTTTCCTTAAGTTTTAGAGGTCTAATGAGAAGAATTTAAAATAAAAATAGAATACCACAAGATGCATGGCGTAGCCTAAATCTCTACTCATTGTGTAGCGCTGCGGTAGCATCTCTTCCCATTTGTACTTTCTCATCACTCGGTAAAAGATCGCGTAATCAAACGGTCAGAAGCAAAACCACGTCAGGCAAGCGACAGTATTGGGTTTTCAACATTGTCCGTAAATGATGCTGACGACTTCATTCTTTTTTGAAAAAGGAAACGATTAAGAGAAAAAGAGGTAAACCTACTATAAAAAAATAACTTATGTCTCCAATAAAAGAATTAAGCTTCATGATATCGAATTGAGTTTCTGGAATTAAGGCACATACAAAAACAATGAACGCAATGAAATATAGCGGTTTTTTGTGCTGTTTTATTGAAAATAGATGGGCTGATCCTTTAGAAGCCAGTAGAAGATAACTGATCAATGAAGTGGCTACGATGACGATCCATACAGAAAAAAACAGTAGATCGATTCTTTCAACAAGCTTGAATGATATGGATTTTAACATATACAAGACAGGTTGAGGGATGATCAGGATTTCCTTGGGTGCAAACACAATGGAACACGCAATCACAAGAAACGTATAGAATATCGTGGTGAAAAGATTGGCCAGACTTGAAAACTTCAAAATATCTCGATACGATCCTTCAGTGTACATTGAAAGGAAAAATAGCATTTCAATGCCGATGATCGAAAAGATCACAGAATTTGCACCTGAAATAATATTGTTCATCCCATTATGACCAATCGGAAATAAATATCGGATCTCGGTATGATGAGGAAACGAGACCAATACCAAGATGATGAGGATAGGGATCAGGGCAGTGACAAACATAAAAAAACGCGCAATGATTTTCATATTTTCTTTTGCAAGATAAAGACATGTACCAATCATGATCATAATTATGACCCATCTGGGTGTGGATGGTAGTACCCATAATGAGATGATATCTTGATACAGTACAAGGACTAAGGTACTTATAAGCACCCCAAATACCGTATAGGATATCCCGACCAATATTCCTGCAAACTTTCCTAGCATCCGTTCAGAAATTGTAAAGATGGTTTCACCAGGGTATCGTCTCAATAATAACCAATAACATAAAATCAGTAACTGTATGACGCATCCTGCAATCA
Above is a genomic segment from Alkalihalobacillus sp. TS-13 containing:
- a CDS encoding aminotransferase class V-fold PLP-dependent enzyme produces the protein MIEVTTLSRFQRLEQHFSEFKSGIIGRDHAIFTPYGKKKLLYADWTASGRLYTPIEETLVNKFGPFVANTHTESNITGQTITNGYHQALKIIKQHVNAYQEDVILTSGTGMTDVVNKFQRILGLKLPPNLKNQVMIADEDRPVIFVTHMEHHSNHTSWLETIGEVVVIPPDEQGRVSVEALTQLLIRYKNRKMKIASITACSNVTGIITPYHRIAKVMHEHGGLCFVDFSCSAPYVKIEMHPEEPMEKLDAIFFSPHKFLGGPGTCGVLVFDSSLYSNDIPDHSGGGTVSWTNPWGGRKYVEDIQSKEDGGTPGFIQAIRTALAIKLKEKMGITNMLLREEELLERLFTYLKNIPNIYILDEEHRHRIGVVSFYIEDIHHNLVVRILNDRYGIQVRGGCSCAGTYGHYLLNIDQKTSKNITDQIDTGNSFIKPGWVRVSLHPTMTDHEIDYIGKSIKEIAESMDLIKEHYRYIPEKNDFLHVDQIGMNIESWFNI
- a CDS encoding GerAB/ArcD/ProY family transporter, encoding MITKYQLMFMIIQTQIGVGVIGLPYAVHQKAGSDGWISVLIAGCVIQLLILCYWLLLRRYPGETIFTISERMLGKFAGILVGISYTVFGVLISTLVLVLYQDIISLWVLPSTPRWVIIMIMIGTCLYLAKENMKIIARFFMFVTALIPILIILVLVSFPHHTEIRYLFPIGHNGMNNIISGANSVIFSIIGIEMLFFLSMYTEGSYRDILKFSSLANLFTTIFYTFLVIACSIVFAPKEILIIPQPVLYMLKSISFKLVERIDLLFFSVWIVIVATSLISYLLLASKGSAHLFSIKQHKKPLYFIAFIVFVCALIPETQFDIMKLNSFIGDISYFFIVGLPLFLLIVSFFKKE